Below is a window of Quercus robur chromosome 6, dhQueRobu3.1, whole genome shotgun sequence DNA.
TTCACGGTCTAGAAGGGTGTCCACTAGTTCACcctcaaaattttggggcctAGGACTTGCAACCGTGAAAGAATTTGGGATTGGGATCCACCTATCTGCCCATATCTTCGTTCTACGCCCATTCCCAATATTCCATCTCAAACCTCTCCGAAGAACTTCTTTTGCAGCCATCAAACTCCTCCAAGTATATGACGGTTTCTTACTTATTTGAGCCTCCAGAAAATTGGAATTCGGGAAATACCTAGCTTTCAGTACTCTATGGGCAAGGGACTTAGTGTTTTGAGTTAGCTGCCACCCTTGTTATGCAAGCAATGCAAGGTTAAAAGCTTTAAGATCCTTGAAACCCATCCCCCCCTCAGCTTTGGGTGTGCACATCTTCTCCCAAGCTAGCCATGCTAGTTTTCTTTCCTTATCCCGCTGGCCCCACCAAAAGTTTCTAATCAAAGAGTTAAGCTCATTACACAACGAATCCGGGAGTTTAAAGCAATTCATAGTGTACATAGGTGTAGCTTGGGCAACAGCCTTTATAAGGATTTCCCGACCAGCCATAGTCAGCAACTTTCCCTTCCACCCCACTACTTTTCGACCAACCTGGTCCAGGATACGGTGGAaagctttcttttttcccctcccCACCAAAGGGGGCAGCCCTAGGTATCGCTCATGCCAAATACATAAACTTGTGAGCTTTTGATGTCATTTCACCATTGTGCCATGATATTGGTGATTATCCTGTTTGTGTGACAACTCGTCTGTGTGACGACCTTGTCATGTGGCCTTGGGTGAGGTTTCTGGTTTTGAAATGGTATAGGATATTTTAATGGCTCACAATGGATACTATGTAGTTTCATAGTTACTTTGGGAAGCTTGGTGCTACAATATGTCTATCATTTTTGTCATGATGTTAAggaaatttaatttcaaatacctcaaaagctaagaagaaaacaaataatacaaatGAGAGAGTTCAAGTGATTAAACTACCACCTCAATGACATAATATACGAATATCTAAATTGTTTGTAGTATTTTTAACATACTCGTTGATaaactaaatttataatttactcaAAATTCAAAGCCACAAAAAGTATTGAAATAGTTGTAGTCTTCAAATAGCTGTTGATTAACGTTGGGGAAAGGATGTTGTTGACTTGAACTGAACGATGATCAGGGCCAATCTTCACCTTCTTGGGCAATAGCATTAATCATTTGCAGCTGCTGCATTTGTTGTTGCTGTAGTTGTTGCTGTGCATTATGAAAGGCTATTTCACTCTTTGTCTTCACTAGCTCAGACTGAGCCTCAATTATTTGTTCTTGGAGTTGAGAGATTATCCCAACAGTTCCATAGACTGGGTCTTCGACACGTGAACTTGCCTCGAAAGACATGCAATCCGCTGCCACAGCTCGTAAATGCAGTGGAAGTTGCTGCAATGccaaatgatgaaaaaaaattgaaaccagctttcttgttttgttttgttttttgtttttgggtaaaTAAACTAGAGAGATGAACAGCTATAAGGGACTaaattttgaagtaaaaaatataagtaGCTTAGTTAAAAATGCACTACAAATCAAT
It encodes the following:
- the LOC126689778 gene encoding LOB domain-containing protein 24-like, with amino-acid sequence MSHSTRCAACKSLRRRCPKDCVLAPYFPPTNPQRFACVHKIFGASNTTKMLEQLPLHLRAVAADCMSFEASSRVEDPVYGTVGIISQLQEQIIEAQSELVKTKSEIAFHNAQQQLQQQQMQQLQMINAIAQEGEDWP